One Mus musculus strain C57BL/6J chromosome X, GRCm38.p6 C57BL/6J DNA window includes the following coding sequences:
- the Xlr5c gene encoding X-linked lymphocyte-regulated protein 5C isoform X1, giving the protein MSNKEQKDMKKSGKHQRVHKTLPSDDFKNSDAVNPADKPAVGTSGMGSHSSGSDMQEAREPVQKKMQDFKGDDGTGLLMEKRKQFEEDVNASFRSLNENLQSILKAQQNSRQELKSLYCERFGSVYHNWLVEMDRTRDQEEYFSFITQQQMKILQTAIEDHETKLKNAKDMCDTFLKKANDLSKRQKTFIGGQQTIVEKEISKVQNRVIMETQDQDISMVETYLQSLIHESSEETI; this is encoded by the exons ATGTCAAACAAGGAACAGAAGGACATGAAGAAAAGTGGCAAGCACCAGAGGGTACATAAGACCCTCCCATCAGATGACTTCAAGAACTCAGATGCAGTTAACCCTG CTGACAAACCAGCAGTTGGTACCAGTGGGATGGGCAGCCATTCTTCAGGATCAGACATGCAAGAGGCCAG GGAGCCTGTTCAGAAGAAGATGCAGGATTTCAAAG GTGATGATGGTACAGGACTTCTTATGGAAAAGAGGAAACAGTTTGAAGAGGATGTAAATGCCTCTTTCAGAAGTCTGAATGAAAACCTCCAGAGCATTTTGAAAGCTCAGCAGAATTCAAG GCAGGAGCTTAAGTCTCTGTACTGTGAAAGATTTGGGTCGGTGTACCACAATTGGCTGGTTGAGATGGACAGAACAAGGGACCAAGAAGAATACTTCAGT TTTATAACCCAGCAGCAAATGAAGATTTTACAGACGGCTATAGAGGACCATGAAACCAAGCTCAAAAACGCTAAAGATATGTGTGACACatttttgaag AAAGCCAACGACTTGAGTAAACGTCAAAAAACCTTTATTGGTGGTCAGCAGACTATTGTGGAGAAGGAAATCTCCAAGGTGCAGAACAGAGTAATCATGGAAACC cAAGATCAAGACATATCCATGGTTGAAACATACCTTCAGTCCCTGATCCATGAAAGCTCTGAAGAAACCATCTGA
- the Xlr5c gene encoding X-linked lymphocyte-regulated protein 5C isoform X3: protein MMGKQIYLCSLTYCRSGDDGTGLLMEKRKQFEEDVNASFRSLNENLQSILKAQQNSRQELKSLYCERFGSVYHNWLVEMDRTRDQEEYFSFITQQQMKILQTAIEDHETKLKNAKDMCDTFLKKANDLSKRQKTFIGGQQTIVEKEISKVQNRVIMETQDQDISMVETYLQSLIHESSEETI, encoded by the exons ATGATGGGCAAGCAGATATATCTCTGCTCTTTAACTTACTGCAGGAGTG GTGATGATGGTACAGGACTTCTTATGGAAAAGAGGAAACAGTTTGAAGAGGATGTAAATGCCTCTTTCAGAAGTCTGAATGAAAACCTCCAGAGCATTTTGAAAGCTCAGCAGAATTCAAG GCAGGAGCTTAAGTCTCTGTACTGTGAAAGATTTGGGTCGGTGTACCACAATTGGCTGGTTGAGATGGACAGAACAAGGGACCAAGAAGAATACTTCAGT TTTATAACCCAGCAGCAAATGAAGATTTTACAGACGGCTATAGAGGACCATGAAACCAAGCTCAAAAACGCTAAAGATATGTGTGACACatttttgaag AAAGCCAACGACTTGAGTAAACGTCAAAAAACCTTTATTGGTGGTCAGCAGACTATTGTGGAGAAGGAAATCTCCAAGGTGCAGAACAGAGTAATCATGGAAACC cAAGATCAAGACATATCCATGGTTGAAACATACCTTCAGTCCCTGATCCATGAAAGCTCTGAAGAAACCATCTGA
- the Xlr5c gene encoding X-linked lymphocyte-regulated protein 5C isoform X2, translated as MSNKEQKDMKKSGKHQRVHKTLPSDDFKNSDAVNPADKPAVGTSGMGSHSSGSDMQEAREPVQKKMQDFKGDDGTGLLMEKRKQFEEDVNASFRSLNENLQSILKAQQNSRQELKSLYCERFGSVYHNWLVEMDRTRDQEEYFSKANDLSKRQKTFIGGQQTIVEKEISKVQNRVIMETQDQDISMVETYLQSLIHESSEETI; from the exons ATGTCAAACAAGGAACAGAAGGACATGAAGAAAAGTGGCAAGCACCAGAGGGTACATAAGACCCTCCCATCAGATGACTTCAAGAACTCAGATGCAGTTAACCCTG CTGACAAACCAGCAGTTGGTACCAGTGGGATGGGCAGCCATTCTTCAGGATCAGACATGCAAGAGGCCAG GGAGCCTGTTCAGAAGAAGATGCAGGATTTCAAAG GTGATGATGGTACAGGACTTCTTATGGAAAAGAGGAAACAGTTTGAAGAGGATGTAAATGCCTCTTTCAGAAGTCTGAATGAAAACCTCCAGAGCATTTTGAAAGCTCAGCAGAATTCAAG GCAGGAGCTTAAGTCTCTGTACTGTGAAAGATTTGGGTCGGTGTACCACAATTGGCTGGTTGAGATGGACAGAACAAGGGACCAAGAAGAATACTTCAGT AAAGCCAACGACTTGAGTAAACGTCAAAAAACCTTTATTGGTGGTCAGCAGACTATTGTGGAGAAGGAAATCTCCAAGGTGCAGAACAGAGTAATCATGGAAACC cAAGATCAAGACATATCCATGGTTGAAACATACCTTCAGTCCCTGATCCATGAAAGCTCTGAAGAAACCATCTGA
- the Xlr5c gene encoding X-linked lymphocyte-regulated protein 5C, with protein MSNKEQKDMKKSGKHQRVHKTLPSDDFKNSDAVNPADKPAVGTSGMGSHSSGSDMQEAREPVQKKMQDFKGDDGTGLLMEKRKQFEEDVNASFRSLNENLQSILKAQQNSRQELKSLYCERFGSVYHNWLVEMDRTRDQEEYFSFITQQQMKILQTAIEDHETKLKNAKDMCDTFLKVW; from the exons ATGTCAAACAAGGAACAGAAGGACATGAAGAAAAGTGGCAAGCACCAGAGGGTACATAAGACCCTCCCATCAGATGACTTCAAGAACTCAGATGCAGTTAACCCTG CTGACAAACCAGCAGTTGGTACCAGTGGGATGGGCAGCCATTCTTCAGGATCAGACATGCAAGAGGCCAG GGAGCCTGTTCAGAAGAAGATGCAGGATTTCAAAG GTGATGATGGTACAGGACTTCTTATGGAAAAGAGGAAACAGTTTGAAGAGGATGTAAATGCCTCTTTCAGAAGTCTGAATGAAAACCTCCAGAGCATTTTGAAAGCTCAGCAGAATTCAAG GCAGGAGCTTAAGTCTCTGTACTGTGAAAGATTTGGGTCGGTGTACCACAATTGGCTGGTTGAGATGGACAGAACAAGGGACCAAGAAGAATACTTCAGT TTTATAACCCAGCAGCAAATGAAGATTTTACAGACGGCTATAGAGGACCATGAAACCAAGCTCAAAAACGCTAAAGATATGTGTGACACatttttgaaggtctggtag